From Hippoglossus stenolepis isolate QCI-W04-F060 chromosome 4, HSTE1.2, whole genome shotgun sequence, a single genomic window includes:
- the LOC118106044 gene encoding integrin-linked protein kinase encodes MDDIFTQCREGNAVAVRLWLDNTENDLNQGDDHGFSPLHWACREGRSSVVDMLIMRGARINVMNRGDDTPLHLAASHGHQEIVGKLIQCKADTNAANEHGNTPLHYACFWGQDKVAEDLVTNGAQVSICNKYGETPLDKGKPHLRELLREKAEKLGQNMVKIPFKDTFWKGTTRTRPRNGTLNKHAGVDFKQLNLVAKLNENQSGELWQGRWQGNEIVVKVLKVRDWTTRKSRDFNEEYPKLRIFSHPNVLPMVGACQSPPAPHPIIITHWMPYGSLYNVLHEGTNFVVDQTQAVKFALDIACGMGFLHTLDPMIPRHFLNSKSVMIDEDMTARISMADVKFSFQCPGRMYSPAWVAPEALQKKPEDINRRSADMWSFAILLWELVTREVPYADLSNMEIGMKVSLEGLRPTIPPGISPHICKLMKICMNEDPAKRPKFDMIVPILEKMQDK; translated from the exons ATGGATGACATCTTCACGCAGTGCAGGGAAGGCAATGCCGTCGCAGTTCGATTATGGTTGGACAACACGGAGAATGACCTCAACCAAGG AGATGACCACGGCTTCAGCCCTCTCCACTGGGCCTGTAGGGAAGGACGCTCCAGTGTGGTGGACATGCTTATCATGAGAGGAGCTCGCATTAACGTCATGAACCGTGGAGATGACACACCTCTTCATCTTGCCGCCAGCCATGGGCATCAAGAGATTGTGGGAAAG ctgATCCAGTGCAAAGCAGACACAAATGCAGCCAATGAGCATGGGAACACACCACTGCATTATGCCTGCTTCTGGGGCCAAGACAAAGTGGCTGAG GACCTGGTGACTAATGGGGCACAAGTGAGCATCTGTAACAAATATGGGGAAACTCCCCTGGACAAAGGCAAACCTCACCTACGTGAACTCCTCAGAG AAAAGGCTGAGAAATTGGGACAGAACATGGTTAAAATTCCTTTCAAGGATACATTCTGGAAAGGCACCACCAGAACACGACCCC GCAATGGCACTTTGAACAAACATGCAGGCGTCGACTTCAAACAGCTTAATCTCGTTGCTAAACTAaatgagaaccaatcaggagag TTGTGGCAGGGACGCTGGCAAGGGAACGAAATTGTTGTTAAGGTGCTAAAAGTCCGTGACTGGACCACGAGGAAAAGCAGAGACTTTAATGAGGAGTATCCCAAACTCAG GATATTTTCCCACCCGAATGTCCTACCCATGGTGGGAGCATGTCAGTCTCCTCCCGCCCCTCAccccatcatcatcacacactgGATGCCTTATGGCTCCCTCTACAACGTGCTGCATGAAGGCACCA ACTTTGTGGTGGACCAGACGCAGGCAGTGAAGTTTGCTCTGGACATTGCTTGCGGAATGGGCTTCCTACACACACTTGACCCCATGATCCCTCGCCACTTTCTCAACAGCAAAAGTGTTATG ATAGATGAAGACATGACAGCCAGGATCAGCATGGCAGACGTCAAGTTCTCCTTCCAGTGTCCTGGCAGGATGTACTCGCCTGCATGGGTAGCCCCTGAGG CCCTGCAGAAGAAACCAGAAGATATCAACCGCCGGTCAGCAGACATGTGGAGCTTTGCTATCCTGCTGTGGGAGCTGGTGACCAGAGAGGTTCCTTATGCGGACCTGTCCAACATGGAAATAGGCATGAAG GTTTCCTTGGAGGGTTTGAGGCCCACTATCCCCCCCGGCATCTCACCACACATTTGCAAGCTCATGAAGATCTGCATGAATGAAGACCCAGCTAAGAGGCCTAAATTTGACATGATTGTGCCAATTCTGGAAAAAATGCAggacaagtaa
- the rrp8 gene encoding ribosomal RNA-processing protein 8, with the protein MFNEEEDWSDDQDAQTQSKTVSKGKEKVNNGTHVKSKLVGKKSLLRTLETLGSIPKWKNTDHQQDSDSEGAAEASSSPTKRKKKRRKKRRHAKTSEEPQENGDLDPSVEEEKPAAKKKSKFNKVVAKKIKTTSAGETKDKEMTKSAKTNIDNPDDTEKLSRQQWRNKMKNKKKCKNKFREKEEENETESADKHKQKEEVKTDSSISKNSKKSTVGPKKKSETERKPQKRKQPDEDTGVSCAPEILKGGKQQTETQTKTKGGYEHAKITDDLQQSPNKRLKPELSKEQILKRAKLRKMLQIKEPVQPDQPESPAEPKDEPAAPEEEVKLDRSASLRLRMEQRLESARFRYINEVLYSTSSGDAKRMFKQDPQAFWIYHRGYTTQVKRWPANPVDAIISWIQLKPPAMVVADFGCGDCKIARSVQNKVHSFDLAAACELVTVCDMANVPLRDCSVDIAVFCLSLMGTNLADFLSEANRVLKMGGVLKIAEVASRFDNVRSFLTALANMGFRMVSKDTENTHFYSFECVKSGNAPENVKKFGLQLNPCLYKKR; encoded by the exons ATGTTTAATGAGGAGGAAGACTGGAGCGATGATCAAGACGCTCAAACTCAGAGTAAAACTGTCTCTAAAGGCAAAGAGAAGGTGAACAACGGCACTCATGTCaag TCCAAGCTTGTTGGGAAGAAGAGTCTGCTGCGGACCCTGGAAACTCTGGGATCAATACCTAAGTGGAAGAACACGGACCACCAGCAGGACAGTGACAGCGAAGGTGCGGCAGAAGCATCTTCGTCCCCCAccaagagaaagaagaagaggaggaaaaagagaagacatGCAAAGACATCAGAGGAGCCGCAGGAGAACGGAGATTTGGATCCGAGCGTCGAGGAGGAAAAACCTGcggcaaaaaagaaaagtaaattcAACAAAGTTG TGGCCAAGAAGATAAAAACCACGTCTGCAGGCGAGACAAAGGATAAAGAAATGACCAAATCTGCAAAGACAAACATAGACAACCCAGACGACACTGAGAAGCTGAGTAGACAACAATggagaaacaaaatgaagaacaagaagaagtgtaaaaataaattccgcgagaaggaggaggagaatgaaacAGAATCTGCAGATAAACACAAGCAGAAGGAAGAAGTAAAAACGGATTCATCTATCAgcaaaaacagtaaaaaatcCACTGTAggtccaaaaaagaaaagtgagacAGAACGTAAACCACAGAAAAGGAAACAGCCTGACGAGGACACTGGTGTATCCTGTGCACCAGAAATACTGAAAGGGGGAAAGCAGCAGACTGAaacacagaccaaaacaaaggGTGGTTATGAACACGCTAAGATCACAGATGATCTGCAGCAGTCACCTAATAAAAGACTGAAACCTGAGCTGAGCAAAGAACAGATTCTGAAACGAGCGAAGCTGCGGAAAATGCTCCAGATCAAAGAACCAGTCCAACCAGACCAACCAGAGAGTCCAGCAGAGCCGAAAGACGAGCCGGCGgcaccagaggaggaggtgaagctggACCGCTCGGCCTCCCTGAGGCTGCGCATGGAGCAGCGCTTGGAGTCGGCTCGATTCCGCTACATTAACGAAGTGTTGTACAGCACGTCCAGCGGCGACGCCAAGCGCATGTTCAAGCAGGATCCTCAAGCCTTCTGGATCTACCACAGAGGATACACCACACAGGTCAAGAGGTGGCCCGCCAACCCGGTGGACGCCATCATCTCCTGGATTCAGCTAAA ACCGCCCGCTATGGTGGTTGCAGACTTCGGATGCGGTGACTGTAAAATAGCTCGCAGCGTGCAGAACAAGGTGCACAGCTTCGACCTGGCAGCTGCCTGTGAGCTGGTCACAGTCTGTGACATGGCCAAC gtgcCTCTTCGTGACTGCTCTGTGGACATCGCAGtgttctgtctctccctcaTGGGGACCAACCTGGCGGATTTTCTATCAGAGGCCAATCGAGTCCTAAAGATGGG GGGTGTGCTTAAAATAGCAGAAGTGGCCAGCAGGTTCGACAATGTGCGGAGCTTCCTCACCGCTCTGGCTAATATGGGATTCAGGATGGTTTCCAAG gaTACGGAGAACACTCATTTTTACTCCTTTGAATGTGTGAAGTCAGGAAATGCTCCAGAAAATGTGAAGAAGTTTGGACTTCAGCTGAATCCTTGTCTGTACAAGAAAAGATGA